In one Acetobacter sp. genomic region, the following are encoded:
- the rpsN gene encoding 30S ribosomal protein S14, with the protein MAKISAVNRNAKRAYMAQRDKAKRLALKNIVMDRTLPMEDRFEASLKLSELPRNGSRVRVRLRCKLTGRSRGNYRKFELCRIALRDLASSGQIPGVVKASW; encoded by the coding sequence ATGGCCAAGATTTCCGCCGTCAATCGTAACGCTAAGCGCGCCTATATGGCTCAGCGCGATAAAGCGAAACGTCTGGCGCTTAAAAATATCGTGATGGATCGCACCCTTCCCATGGAAGATCGCTTTGAGGCTTCCCTCAAGCTTTCAGAGCTTCCCCGGAATGGTTCCCGCGTTCGCGTGCGTCTGCGCTGCAAGCTGACAGGCCGTTCGCGCGGTAATTACCGTAAGTTTGAGCTGTGCCGTATTGCGCTGCGTGACCTGGCTTCGAGTGGCCAGATCCCGGGCGTGGTCAAGGCAAGCTGGTAA
- the rplN gene encoding 50S ribosomal protein L14: MIHPETNLEVADNSGARQVQCIKVLGGSKRKSASVGDVIVVSVKEAIPRGKVKKGDVHQAVIVRTSYPVRRADGSAIRFDRNAAVLINKQQEPIGTRIFGPVVRELRARKFMKIISLAPEVL, encoded by the coding sequence ATGATCCATCCCGAGACCAACCTCGAGGTCGCCGATAATTCAGGCGCACGTCAGGTGCAGTGCATCAAGGTGCTGGGCGGTTCCAAGCGGAAGTCTGCCTCGGTCGGCGACGTGATCGTCGTTTCCGTCAAGGAAGCGATTCCCCGTGGCAAGGTGAAGAAGGGTGACGTCCATCAGGCCGTCATCGTTCGGACGTCCTACCCGGTGCGTCGTGCAGACGGCAGTGCGATTCGCTTCGACCGCAACGCGGCTGTGCTGATCAACAAGCAGCAGGAGCCGATTGGTACGCGTATCTTTGGCCCGGTTGTCCGTGAACTGCGTGCGCGCAAGTTCATGAAGATCATCTCGCTGGCGCCGGAGGTGCTGTAA
- the rpsJ gene encoding 30S ribosomal protein S10, which produces MDNQNIRIRLKAYDHRVLDNSTKEIVNTAKRTGARVRGPIPLPTHIERFTVNRSPHVDKKSREQFEIRTHRRLLDIVEPTPQTVDALMKLDLAAGVDVEIKL; this is translated from the coding sequence ATGGACAACCAGAACATCCGCATTCGCCTAAAGGCGTACGATCATCGCGTGCTCGACAACAGCACGAAAGAGATCGTCAACACGGCGAAGCGTACGGGTGCGCGGGTTCGGGGTCCTATCCCGCTGCCGACGCATATCGAACGGTTTACCGTGAACCGCTCACCCCACGTGGATAAGAAAAGCCGCGAACAGTTCGAAATTCGGACTCACCGCAGGCTGCTCGACATTGTCGAGCCGACCCCGCAGACCGTGGACGCCCTCATGAAGCTCGACCTCGCCGCTGGCGTTGATGTCGAGATCAAACTCTAA
- the rplB gene encoding 50S ribosomal protein L2, translating to MALKHFNPVTPSLRGTVLVDRADLWKGKPVKQLTEGKNKSGGRNNHGRTTSRFRGGGHKQSYRYVDFKRRKLDVLGTVERLEYDPNRTAFIALIKYEDGELAYILAPQRLKVGDQVIAGARVDIKPGNAMPLASIPVGTIVHNIELKQGAGGKMARSAGTYAQLVGKDSGYAQIRLQSGELRVVRGECFATVGAVSNPDNMNQHMGKAGRMRWLGRRPHNRGVVMNPVDHPHGGGEGRTSGGRHPVTPWGKPTKGYKTRVNKRTDSLIIRRRKTGK from the coding sequence ATGGCATTGAAGCACTTTAATCCCGTCACGCCGAGCCTTCGTGGCACGGTGCTGGTGGACCGGGCTGACCTGTGGAAGGGCAAGCCGGTCAAGCAGCTTACCGAAGGCAAGAACAAGTCCGGTGGTCGTAACAATCACGGTCGCACAACGTCGCGTTTTCGTGGCGGCGGGCACAAGCAGTCCTATCGCTATGTCGACTTCAAGCGTCGCAAGCTGGACGTGCTGGGCACCGTTGAGCGTCTGGAATATGACCCGAACCGCACCGCGTTCATCGCGCTGATCAAGTACGAAGACGGCGAGCTGGCTTACATTCTGGCTCCGCAGCGTCTGAAGGTTGGTGATCAGGTCATCGCGGGTGCCCGCGTTGATATCAAGCCGGGCAATGCTATGCCGCTGGCTTCGATCCCCGTCGGAACGATCGTGCACAACATCGAGCTGAAGCAGGGCGCTGGCGGCAAGATGGCTCGCTCGGCAGGCACCTACGCACAGCTGGTCGGCAAGGACTCTGGCTACGCCCAGATTCGTCTGCAGTCAGGCGAACTCCGCGTTGTTCGCGGTGAATGCTTTGCCACGGTTGGTGCAGTGTCCAATCCGGACAACATGAACCAGCACATGGGCAAGGCTGGCCGTATGCGCTGGCTTGGCCGCCGTCCCCATAACCGTGGTGTTGTCATGAACCCGGTCGACCATCCGCATGGTGGTGGTGAAGGCCGGACCTCGGGCGGTCGTCATCCGGTTACGCCGTGGGGCAAGCCGACCAAGGGTTACAAGACACGGGTCAACAAGCGTACGGACAGTCTGATCATCCGTCGCCGGAAGACCGGCAAGTAA
- the rplX gene encoding 50S ribosomal protein L24 codes for MAARIKKGDTVVVTTGSSKGVRGEVLSVLPVENKAVVRGVAVAKRHKRATRMGEEGGIIEREAPVNLSNLALIDPKSGKPTKVGFRILDDGRKVRVAKATGEVIEG; via the coding sequence ATGGCTGCTCGTATCAAAAAGGGTGACACCGTCGTTGTGACGACAGGGTCTTCCAAGGGCGTCCGCGGTGAAGTTCTCTCGGTTCTGCCGGTTGAGAACAAGGCCGTTGTCCGTGGCGTTGCGGTTGCGAAGCGCCACAAGCGCGCAACACGCATGGGTGAGGAAGGTGGTATCATCGAGCGCGAGGCTCCGGTGAACCTTTCCAACCTTGCGCTGATCGATCCGAAGAGCGGCAAGCCGACGAAAGTCGGTTTCCGTATTCTTGATGATGGTCGCAAGGTTCGCGTCGCCAAGGCGACCGGCGAAGTGATCGAAGGCTGA
- the rplV gene encoding 50S ribosomal protein L22, which yields MSKSKHPRVLAENEAQAITRNIRVSPRKLGLVAGLIRNKPAAQAVATLTFSKRRIAQDVKKTLESAIANAENNHQLDVDQLFVKTADVGKSIVMRRFHARGRGRSARVEKFFSHLKIVVAERAPEPEAKTEEKAA from the coding sequence ATGAGCAAATCCAAGCATCCTCGCGTTCTGGCTGAGAACGAAGCACAGGCAATCACGCGGAATATCCGCGTGAGCCCCCGCAAGCTTGGTCTTGTTGCCGGTCTGATCCGCAACAAGCCGGCTGCTCAGGCTGTGGCGACTCTCACGTTCTCCAAGCGTCGTATCGCTCAGGACGTGAAGAAGACACTCGAGAGCGCGATTGCGAACGCCGAGAACAATCATCAGCTGGACGTTGACCAGCTGTTTGTGAAGACAGCCGATGTGGGCAAGTCGATCGTGATGCGCCGCTTCCATGCGCGTGGCCGTGGTCGTTCCGCTCGCGTCGAGAAATTCTTCAGTCACCTGAAGATTGTCGTGGCCGAGCGTGCGCCCGAGCCTGAGGCAAAGACGGAAGAGAAGGCGGCCTGA
- the rplD gene encoding 50S ribosomal protein L4 gives MELDIKTLDNGSAGTATLPDEIFAVAPRADIMARVVHWQLAKRRAGTHKVKGMGEVSGTTKKPFRQKGTGSARQGSLRAPQYRTGGAVHGPVVRDHGYDLPKKVRRLGLISALSQKAKDGKLIVLDAADGVTKTAELAVKLKALGLTSALIVDGTVNEGFVRAARNLPKIDVLPTIGANVYDILNHDVLAITRAGVEGLKERLA, from the coding sequence ATGGAACTCGATATCAAAACCCTCGATAACGGCAGCGCTGGCACAGCTACGCTTCCGGACGAGATTTTCGCTGTTGCACCGCGTGCCGATATCATGGCGCGTGTGGTTCACTGGCAGCTGGCGAAACGCCGCGCCGGCACCCACAAGGTGAAGGGCATGGGCGAAGTTTCGGGTACGACGAAGAAGCCGTTTCGCCAGAAAGGCACCGGCTCGGCACGTCAGGGCTCGCTGCGTGCGCCGCAGTATCGTACCGGTGGTGCGGTTCATGGTCCGGTCGTTCGTGATCATGGCTATGACCTTCCCAAGAAGGTGCGTCGCCTCGGTCTGATTTCCGCTCTTTCCCAGAAGGCGAAAGACGGCAAGCTGATCGTTCTCGACGCAGCGGATGGCGTGACCAAGACGGCTGAGCTGGCTGTAAAGCTGAAGGCTCTCGGTCTGACCTCGGCTCTGATCGTTGACGGCACAGTGAACGAAGGCTTCGTTCGTGCGGCCCGCAACCTGCCGAAGATCGACGTCCTGCCGACCATCGGTGCGAACGTCTACGACATTCTCAACCATGACGTCCTTGCGATCACTCGCGCTGGCGTTGAAGGCCTCAAGGAGCGGCTGGCATGA
- the rpsS gene encoding 30S ribosomal protein S19 yields MARSVWKGPFVDGYLLNKAEASRASGRNEVIKIWSRRSTILPQFVGLTFGVYNGHKFLPVQVTENMVGHKFGEFSPTRTFHGHGADKKSKRG; encoded by the coding sequence ATGGCACGTTCCGTCTGGAAAGGCCCGTTCGTAGACGGGTATCTGCTGAACAAGGCCGAGGCGTCCCGCGCGTCGGGTCGTAACGAGGTGATCAAGATCTGGTCACGTCGTTCCACGATCCTTCCGCAGTTCGTTGGTCTGACGTTTGGTGTTTATAACGGTCACAAGTTCCTTCCGGTTCAGGTGACCGAGAACATGGTTGGCCACAAGTTTGGCGAATTCTCTCCGACCCGTACCTTCCATGGTCACGGTGCGGACAAGAAGTCGAAGCGAGGCTGA
- the rpmC gene encoding 50S ribosomal protein L29, producing MSKALKPADLRVKSVDELQALLLDLKREQFNLRFQQATGQNEGASRVRVVRRDIARIKTIVAQAAKKTAAAGAAANS from the coding sequence ATGAGCAAGGCACTAAAGCCGGCTGATCTGCGTGTGAAGTCCGTTGATGAGTTGCAGGCGCTTCTTCTCGATCTGAAGCGCGAGCAGTTCAATCTTCGGTTCCAGCAGGCCACCGGTCAGAATGAAGGGGCAAGCCGCGTGCGCGTTGTGCGCCGCGATATTGCCCGTATCAAGACGATCGTAGCTCAGGCTGCGAAGAAGACTGCCGCGGCTGGTGCTGCGGCCAATTCCTGA
- a CDS encoding 50S ribosomal protein L23: MSREALYDIVRAPLITEKATAMSEKNQVAFKVAISATKPEIKVAVETLFGVKVVSVCTLVQKGKTKRFKGRPGQRSDIKKAFVQLAEGQSIDLTAKLA; encoded by the coding sequence ATGTCGCGCGAAGCGCTCTATGACATCGTCCGTGCGCCGCTGATCACCGAAAAGGCGACGGCGATGTCCGAGAAGAACCAGGTGGCCTTCAAGGTCGCCATCTCAGCTACAAAGCCTGAGATCAAGGTTGCGGTCGAGACACTCTTCGGCGTCAAGGTTGTCAGCGTTTGCACGCTGGTTCAGAAGGGCAAGACGAAGCGTTTCAAGGGTCGTCCCGGACAGCGCTCCGATATCAAGAAGGCGTTCGTGCAGCTGGCGGAGGGTCAGTCCATTGACCTGACCGCCAAGCTGGCGTGA
- the rplC gene encoding 50S ribosomal protein L3 yields the protein MRTGLIARKLGMTRLFKEDGTHVPVTVLHLDDVQVVDVRTEERDGYTAVQLGLGKAKVKNVTKPNRGHYARVKVEPKKAVREFRVAADAVLEPGASLLASHFVVGQKVDVTGTSKGKGFAGAMKRWNFAGLEASHGVSISHRSHGSTGNRQDPGKTFKNKKMAGHLGDERVTTLNLEVAAVDPEKNLVMIRGSIPGAKNGLVMVRDAIKKARHAEAPYPAAIATAEG from the coding sequence ATGCGTACCGGATTGATCGCAAGAAAGCTGGGTATGACCCGGCTGTTTAAGGAAGATGGCACACATGTGCCCGTCACTGTCCTGCATCTCGATGATGTGCAGGTGGTTGATGTCCGCACCGAGGAGCGTGACGGTTATACCGCCGTGCAGCTCGGTCTGGGCAAAGCCAAGGTGAAGAATGTCACGAAGCCGAACCGCGGCCATTATGCCCGCGTGAAGGTCGAGCCGAAGAAGGCCGTGCGCGAATTCCGCGTTGCTGCCGACGCCGTTCTCGAGCCGGGTGCCAGTCTCCTCGCCTCCCACTTTGTGGTCGGTCAGAAGGTGGATGTCACCGGCACGAGCAAGGGTAAGGGGTTTGCCGGTGCGATGAAGCGCTGGAACTTCGCCGGTCTCGAAGCTTCTCACGGCGTGTCCATCTCTCACCGTTCACATGGTTCTACCGGTAACCGTCAGGATCCCGGCAAGACCTTCAAGAACAAGAAGATGGCTGGTCATCTCGGTGACGAGCGCGTGACGACACTGAACCTGGAAGTGGCTGCGGTCGATCCGGAAAAGAATCTGGTCATGATTCGTGGTTCCATCCCGGGCGCGAAGAACGGACTGGTCATGGTCCGTGACGCGATCAAGAAGGCCCGTCATGCAGAGGCGCCGTATCCGGCAGCCATTGCGACGGCGGAGGGCTGA
- the rpsQ gene encoding 30S ribosomal protein S17 has product MPKRILSGRVTSDKMDKTITVLVDRRIMHPLYKKFIRRSKKYAAHDELNVCKIGDAVRIEECTPISKRKTWTVISRNGEVVGGVASGNAA; this is encoded by the coding sequence ATGCCTAAGCGCATTCTCAGCGGGCGTGTGACCAGCGACAAGATGGACAAGACGATTACCGTTCTTGTCGATCGTCGTATCATGCACCCGCTTTATAAGAAGTTCATTCGTCGCTCTAAGAAGTATGCGGCGCATGATGAACTTAACGTATGCAAGATTGGAGACGCGGTTCGCATCGAAGAATGCACGCCGATTTCCAAGCGCAAGACCTGGACGGTCATTTCACGCAACGGCGAAGTCGTTGGTGGTGTTGCGTCCGGGAATGCTGCGTAA
- the rplP gene encoding 50S ribosomal protein L16, with protein MLSPKRTKFRKAHKGRIHGLAKSGTQLNFGAFGLKALEPERITARQIEASRRAITRAMKRAGRVWIRIFPDLPVSTKPAEVRMGSGKGSPEYWVARVRPGRILFEIEGVPPEVAREALALGAAKLPIKTKFVTRIGEA; from the coding sequence ATGCTTTCTCCAAAGCGGACTAAATTCCGCAAGGCCCACAAGGGCCGCATTCATGGCTTGGCCAAGAGCGGCACGCAGCTGAATTTCGGCGCGTTCGGTCTCAAGGCTCTTGAGCCTGAGCGTATTACGGCGCGTCAGATCGAGGCGTCCCGTCGTGCGATCACCCGTGCGATGAAGCGTGCTGGTCGCGTGTGGATTCGTATCTTTCCGGATCTTCCGGTCTCGACAAAGCCTGCCGAAGTGCGTATGGGCTCCGGCAAGGGATCTCCGGAATACTGGGTGGCCCGTGTTAGACCGGGTCGTATCCTGTTCGAGATCGAGGGGGTTCCACCAGAAGTGGCGCGTGAAGCGCTCGCTCTTGGTGCTGCGAAACTTCCGATCAAGACGAAGTTCGTGACCCGAATCGGAGAGGCATAA
- the rpsC gene encoding 30S ribosomal protein S3, with product MGHKVNPIGLRLGINRTWDSRWYADGDYSRLLHADLKLRAFLRRKLAGAGVSRVVIERPAKKPRVTIYAARPGVVIGKKGQDIDALRKELTKMAGTEVALNIVEIRKPEIDATLVAENIAQQLERRVAFRRAMKRAVQSAMRLGAQGIRINCSGRLGGAEIARIEWYREGRVPLHTLRADIDYGTATAKTTYGTCGVKVWIFKGEILAQDPMAQDRRAAEQAPQR from the coding sequence ATGGGACATAAAGTCAATCCGATCGGGCTTCGGCTCGGTATCAACCGCACCTGGGACAGCCGCTGGTATGCGGATGGCGACTATTCCCGGCTGCTGCATGCGGATCTGAAACTGCGCGCTTTCCTGCGTCGCAAGCTGGCTGGCGCGGGTGTTTCCCGTGTCGTCATCGAGCGTCCGGCGAAGAAGCCGCGTGTGACGATCTATGCTGCACGTCCGGGTGTTGTCATCGGCAAGAAGGGTCAGGACATCGACGCGCTCCGCAAGGAGCTGACGAAGATGGCTGGCACGGAAGTCGCGCTGAACATTGTCGAAATCCGCAAGCCGGAAATCGATGCGACACTGGTGGCTGAGAACATTGCCCAGCAGCTGGAGCGTCGTGTGGCGTTCCGTCGCGCGATGAAGCGTGCAGTTCAGTCGGCCATGCGTCTCGGCGCACAGGGCATCCGGATCAACTGCTCCGGTCGTCTTGGTGGTGCTGAAATCGCCCGTATCGAGTGGTATCGTGAAGGCCGTGTGCCGCTGCACACGCTTCGCGCCGACATTGATTATGGAACTGCAACAGCGAAAACGACCTATGGCACCTGCGGTGTGAAGGTTTGGATCTTCAAAGGTGAGATCCTTGCCCAGGACCCGATGGCCCAGGATCGTCGCGCCGCTGAGCAGGCGCCGCAGCGCTGA
- the rpsH gene encoding 30S ribosomal protein S8 — translation MSLSDPLGDMLTRIRNAQRARHAACVAPASRLRASVLEALKREGYIRGFAVEEIRKGISQIRIELKYSEGEPVIKEIHRVSRPGRRVYSKIKELPRVYAGLGVSILSTPRGVLSDAEARAANVGGEVLCRVF, via the coding sequence ATGTCACTTTCTGATCCCTTGGGTGATATGCTCACCCGTATCCGTAACGCACAGCGTGCCCGTCATGCCGCGTGTGTTGCTCCGGCGTCACGGCTGCGTGCCAGTGTGCTTGAAGCTCTGAAGCGTGAAGGCTACATCCGTGGCTTTGCAGTTGAGGAAATCCGTAAGGGTATTTCCCAGATTCGCATCGAGCTGAAATATTCGGAAGGCGAGCCGGTGATCAAGGAGATTCACCGCGTGTCGCGTCCCGGACGCCGCGTCTATTCCAAGATCAAGGAACTGCCGCGCGTCTATGCTGGCCTTGGTGTGTCGATCCTTTCGACTCCCCGTGGTGTTCTCTCCGATGCAGAGGCTCGCGCCGCCAATGTTGGCGGCGAAGTTCTCTGCCGCGTATTCTGA
- the rplE gene encoding 50S ribosomal protein L5, translating to MATENTRVVPRLKARYEAELAGKLREQFGYKNVMQVPRLEKIVLNMGVGEAAGDQKKLDAALNEMMLIAGQRPVKTVAKKAIAGFKIREGLPIGCKVTLRRARMYEFLDRLVTIAMPRIRDFRGLPANKGFDGRGNFALGLKEQLIFPEIEYDKVDQVRGMDIIFVTTAKTDAEAKALLKAFDLPFMG from the coding sequence ATGGCTACCGAAAATACGCGCGTCGTCCCTCGCCTCAAGGCACGATATGAAGCTGAGCTGGCTGGCAAGCTGCGTGAGCAGTTCGGCTACAAGAATGTGATGCAGGTTCCCCGCCTTGAGAAGATCGTTCTCAACATGGGCGTGGGCGAAGCCGCTGGCGATCAGAAGAAGCTTGACGCTGCTCTGAACGAGATGATGCTGATCGCTGGTCAGCGTCCGGTCAAGACAGTGGCGAAGAAGGCCATCGCTGGCTTCAAGATTCGTGAAGGTCTTCCCATCGGCTGCAAGGTGACCCTGCGTCGTGCTCGGATGTATGAGTTTCTTGATCGTCTCGTGACGATTGCGATGCCTCGCATCCGTGACTTCCGTGGTCTGCCGGCTAACAAGGGCTTTGACGGACGCGGCAACTTTGCTCTGGGGCTGAAAGAACAGCTGATCTTCCCGGAGATCGAATACGACAAGGTTGACCAAGTCCGTGGCATGGACATCATCTTCGTGACAACAGCGAAGACAGATGCCGAGGCAAAGGCGCTCTTGAAAGCTTTTGATCTTCCCTTTATGGGGTGA